The following are encoded together in the Actinobacillus lignieresii genome:
- the fadD gene encoding long-chain-fatty-acid--CoA ligase FadD, translating to MEKIWLQNYPEGSPKTINVTPYDSLLEMFESAVRKHPDIPAYINMGKVLTFRKLEERSRAFAAYLQNELRLEKGDRIALMMPNLLQYPIALFGALRAGLVVVNVNPLYTPRELEHQLNDSGAKAIVVVSNFAATLEKIVFETSVKHVILTRMGDQLSFGKRTLVNFVVKYVKKLVPKYKLPHAVSFREALSIGKQRQYVKPSLYREDLAFLQYTGGTTGVAKGAMLSHGNLVANLMQAKWVAEPLLRNSRECIAVIPLPLYHVFALSVNCLLFIELGITGLLITNPRDIPGFVKELKKYKVVALTGVNTLFNALLNNEQFKEIDFSHLRLSVGGGASIQSAVAKRWHDATDCHIIEGYGMTECSPLIAATRSDSVEHTGSIGVPVPNTDIRIVDDEGNDVPIGERGELWVKGPQVMQGYWQRPQDTADVLKDGWMATGDIVVMGEDLNLRIVDRKKDMIIVSGFNVYPNEIEEVIAHNPKVNEVVAIGIPSKSSGEAIKIFVTKKDESLTREELRNYCRQYLTGYKIPREIEFRDELPKSNVGKILRRVLRDEELAKIKEQQN from the coding sequence ATGGAAAAAATTTGGTTACAAAATTATCCTGAAGGCTCACCGAAAACGATAAACGTTACACCTTACGACTCATTACTGGAAATGTTTGAATCCGCCGTACGCAAGCATCCCGATATTCCCGCTTATATTAATATGGGAAAAGTACTTACCTTCCGTAAATTGGAAGAAAGAAGCCGTGCATTCGCCGCTTATTTGCAGAACGAACTTCGTTTGGAAAAAGGTGATCGAATCGCATTGATGATGCCGAATTTATTACAATATCCGATAGCACTGTTTGGCGCATTACGTGCCGGTTTGGTGGTGGTAAACGTTAATCCGCTTTATACGCCCAGAGAATTGGAGCATCAGTTAAACGACAGCGGTGCCAAAGCTATCGTTGTCGTTTCCAATTTTGCCGCAACACTTGAAAAGATCGTATTTGAGACGAGTGTAAAACATGTTATTTTGACCCGAATGGGGGATCAACTTTCATTCGGTAAACGTACATTAGTCAATTTTGTAGTGAAGTACGTTAAAAAACTCGTTCCTAAATATAAATTGCCTCATGCGGTAAGTTTCCGTGAAGCGTTAAGTATCGGTAAGCAACGTCAGTATGTGAAACCTTCTTTATATAGAGAGGATCTGGCTTTTTTACAATATACCGGCGGTACGACCGGTGTGGCTAAAGGCGCAATGTTATCGCACGGCAATTTAGTTGCAAACTTAATGCAAGCCAAATGGGTTGCGGAGCCATTATTACGAAATAGTAGAGAATGCATAGCGGTTATTCCTTTACCGTTATATCACGTTTTTGCATTATCCGTTAATTGCCTGCTTTTTATTGAACTGGGTATAACTGGTTTGTTAATTACCAACCCTCGCGATATTCCGGGCTTTGTTAAGGAATTAAAAAAATATAAAGTCGTTGCTTTAACCGGGGTAAATACATTATTTAATGCGTTATTGAATAATGAGCAATTTAAAGAAATTGATTTTTCGCATCTTAGACTTAGCGTCGGAGGCGGCGCATCCATTCAATCCGCGGTAGCGAAACGTTGGCATGATGCGACCGATTGCCATATTATCGAAGGTTACGGTATGACGGAATGCTCTCCATTGATTGCCGCAACACGCAGTGATTCGGTCGAGCATACCGGATCTATCGGCGTACCGGTTCCTAATACGGATATTCGTATTGTAGATGATGAGGGGAACGATGTGCCGATTGGCGAGCGAGGAGAGCTTTGGGTTAAAGGCCCTCAAGTTATGCAGGGTTATTGGCAACGTCCGCAAGATACCGCAGACGTTCTGAAAGACGGTTGGATGGCAACCGGCGATATCGTTGTGATGGGAGAAGATCTTAATTTACGTATTGTCGATCGTAAAAAAGATATGATTATTGTTTCCGGTTTTAATGTGTATCCGAATGAAATCGAAGAGGTTATTGCACATAATCCGAAAGTAAATGAAGTCGTCGCAATCGGTATTCCGAGTAAATCGTCCGGTGAAGCGATTAAAATTTTTGTGACGAAAAAAGACGAAAGCCTTACACGTGAAGAATTACGAAATTATTGTCGTCAATATTTGACCGGTTATAAAATTCCTCGAGAAATAGAGTTTCGTGACGAATTACCGAAAAGTAATGTAGGTAAGATTCTTCGTAGAGTATTAAGAGATGAAGAATTGGCGAAAATTAAAGAACAACAGAATTAA
- a CDS encoding sigma-E factor negative regulatory protein translates to MQQNETLSAFMDGQKVDDAFIDELCESPELKQKWARYHAVSSVLHGDEIILGRDFSAKMEALLENEEIESQPSVQETTTAPQGKLIKLKRWSMPLMQAGIAASVCLVAVLGVNMMNEKNELAQASQPVLQTQPFSDSVQPVSYNAPSKDVATLDKLESQQHKINALLQAQQLQSKLDVEAMNTSKEKEQKEKAQTSSTDKKSELEKN, encoded by the coding sequence ATGCAACAAAATGAAACCCTTTCCGCTTTTATGGACGGGCAAAAAGTTGATGATGCGTTCATCGATGAGTTATGCGAAAGTCCCGAATTAAAGCAAAAATGGGCAAGATACCATGCCGTAAGTAGTGTTTTGCACGGTGATGAGATTATTCTTGGTCGTGATTTTTCAGCAAAAATGGAAGCGTTACTGGAAAATGAAGAAATCGAATCTCAGCCGTCCGTTCAGGAAACTACGACTGCTCCTCAGGGTAAATTAATCAAATTAAAACGCTGGAGTATGCCGCTTATGCAAGCGGGTATCGCCGCATCGGTGTGCTTGGTTGCGGTGCTCGGCGTAAATATGATGAATGAGAAAAACGAACTTGCACAAGCGAGCCAACCTGTATTACAGACACAGCCGTTTAGCGATTCGGTTCAACCGGTAAGCTATAATGCACCGAGCAAAGATGTCGCGACTCTCGATAAATTAGAAAGTCAGCAACACAAAATCAATGCGTTATTACAAGCTCAACAGTTACAAAGTAAACTGGATGTCGAAGCGATGAATACGTCTAAAGAGAAAGAACAAAAAGAAAAGGCTCAAACATCATCGACCGATAAAAAATCAGAGTTAGAAAAGAATTAA
- the leuA gene encoding 2-isopropylmalate synthase gives MSNIIIFDTTLRDGEQSLKASLTVKEKLQIALALERLGVDVMEVGFPVSSAGDFESVKTIAQHIKNSRVCALSRAVDKDIDVAAEALKVAEAFRIHTFIASSAIHVESKLKRSFDDVVEMAVHAVKRARNYTDDVEFSCEDAGRTGIDNICRIVEAAINAGATTVNIPDTVGYCLPYQYGDIIANVMNRVPNIDKAVVSVHCHNDLGMATANSLTAVLNGARQIECTINGIGERAGNTALEEVVMAIKTRQDMFNGRDTRINTQEIHRVSQMVSQLCNMPIQPNKAIVGSNAFAHSSGIHQDGMVKNKNTYEIMSPETIGLKKEKLNLTARSGRAAVKNHMSEMGYQENDYDLDKLYDAFLKLADKKGQVFDYDLEALAFIDMQAGDEDRLHLDVITSQMISHLPASAFVQVELDGEKLSQVSSGGNGPVDAVFNAILAITGMEVKMLHYNLTAKGEGAEALGQVDIVVEHEGRRFHGVGLATDIVESSARALIHAINAIYRAHKVADLKAKK, from the coding sequence ATGAGTAACATTATTATTTTTGATACGACATTACGTGACGGTGAACAATCGCTTAAAGCAAGTTTAACCGTAAAAGAAAAACTACAAATTGCGTTAGCATTAGAGCGTTTAGGCGTTGATGTTATGGAAGTTGGTTTTCCGGTTTCATCGGCAGGGGATTTCGAGTCGGTAAAAACCATTGCTCAACACATTAAAAACAGCCGTGTTTGCGCATTATCCCGCGCAGTGGATAAAGATATTGATGTGGCGGCGGAAGCATTGAAAGTCGCAGAAGCATTTCGTATTCATACATTTATCGCCAGTTCCGCTATTCATGTTGAGTCTAAATTAAAACGTTCGTTTGATGATGTCGTTGAAATGGCGGTGCATGCGGTTAAACGTGCCAGAAACTATACCGATGATGTGGAGTTTTCCTGTGAAGATGCGGGACGTACCGGTATTGATAACATTTGTCGTATTGTCGAAGCGGCAATCAATGCCGGTGCGACTACGGTAAATATTCCGGATACGGTCGGTTACTGTTTGCCGTATCAGTACGGCGATATTATTGCCAATGTGATGAACCGTGTGCCGAATATTGATAAAGCGGTTGTTTCGGTGCATTGTCATAACGATTTAGGTATGGCGACGGCAAACTCGCTCACGGCAGTGTTAAATGGTGCGAGACAAATCGAATGTACGATTAACGGTATCGGCGAGCGTGCGGGGAATACCGCATTAGAAGAAGTGGTCATGGCAATCAAAACTCGCCAAGATATGTTCAATGGTAGAGATACGCGCATTAACACGCAAGAAATTCATCGTGTCAGCCAAATGGTCAGCCAATTATGTAATATGCCGATTCAACCGAATAAAGCGATTGTCGGTTCGAATGCCTTTGCCCATTCATCCGGTATCCACCAAGACGGTATGGTGAAAAATAAAAATACCTATGAAATTATGTCGCCTGAAACCATCGGTTTGAAGAAAGAAAAATTAAATTTAACCGCCCGTTCAGGACGTGCCGCCGTGAAAAATCATATGAGCGAAATGGGTTATCAAGAAAACGACTATGATTTGGATAAACTTTATGACGCATTCCTAAAATTGGCGGATAAGAAAGGTCAAGTATTTGATTATGACTTGGAAGCGCTTGCCTTTATCGATATGCAAGCCGGTGATGAGGACAGATTGCATTTAGATGTGATTACGTCACAAATGATTAGTCATTTACCGGCTTCGGCGTTTGTTCAGGTGGAATTGGACGGCGAAAAATTAAGCCAAGTATCAAGCGGCGGTAACGGACCGGTCGATGCGGTCTTTAATGCGATTTTGGCTATTACGGGTATGGAAGTAAAAATGCTTCATTATAACCTTACCGCAAAAGGCGAAGGTGCGGAAGCATTGGGACAAGTGGATATCGTGGTTGAACACGAAGGACGCCGTTTCCATGGTGTCGGTTTAGCCACCGACATTGTCGAGTCTTCGGCGCGTGCGTTAATCCATGCGATCAATGCGATTTATCGAGCGCATAAAGTGGCGGATTTAAAAGCTAAAAAATAA
- a CDS encoding SoxR reducing system RseC family protein, which translates to MMIETATVVDYQSGIATVQCSAKSACGGCAARNSCGTKSLSALTGEKFAPQFKLSVDMPLTVGDKVQIGLPEPTLLLSVFLIYCVPLFVLVLSAVIFSQLFANELFVALFMLISVSMTFWNIRRIMYKKRESEFTPVFLRRL; encoded by the coding sequence ATGATGATTGAAACGGCTACCGTTGTGGACTACCAATCCGGTATTGCAACGGTACAATGTAGTGCAAAAAGTGCTTGTGGAGGTTGCGCCGCCCGTAATAGTTGCGGTACGAAATCTTTATCGGCGCTTACCGGAGAAAAGTTTGCACCTCAATTCAAATTATCCGTAGATATGCCTTTGACAGTCGGAGATAAAGTACAAATCGGTTTGCCCGAACCAACTTTATTACTGAGTGTATTTTTAATTTATTGTGTTCCATTGTTTGTGTTAGTTCTCTCTGCGGTCATTTTTTCTCAACTGTTTGCGAATGAGTTATTCGTCGCATTGTTTATGTTGATAAGTGTAAGTATGACTTTTTGGAACATCAGAAGAATAATGTATAAAAAACGGGAAAGTGAGTTCACGCCTGTATTTTTGAGACGACTTTAA
- the pyrR gene encoding bifunctional pyr operon transcriptional regulator/uracil phosphoribosyltransferase PyrR — protein MEKIIIDAEQFQRTISRISHQIIEKHSSLDNLVLVGIKRRGAEIAEMLQSRIAELAQTELPLMALDITFYRDDLHLDHQDPVYTGVESQIDITGKNVILIDDVLFTGRTIRAALDALLDFGRATRIELVILVDRGHRELPIRADYVGKNIPTARTEQVQVRTQFYDGMNQVVLIRAKDE, from the coding sequence ATGGAAAAAATTATTATTGATGCCGAGCAGTTTCAGCGTACGATTTCTCGGATTTCTCACCAAATTATCGAAAAACATTCTTCCTTAGATAATTTGGTGTTAGTCGGGATAAAACGTCGCGGCGCTGAAATTGCCGAAATGTTACAAAGCAGGATTGCCGAACTTGCTCAAACCGAATTGCCGTTAATGGCTTTAGATATTACATTTTATCGGGATGATCTTCATTTAGATCATCAAGACCCCGTTTATACCGGAGTGGAATCTCAAATTGATATTACCGGAAAAAATGTTATTCTGATCGATGACGTATTATTTACCGGACGTACGATTCGAGCCGCGCTTGATGCATTACTTGATTTTGGACGGGCAACACGTATAGAACTGGTCATTCTGGTCGATAGAGGGCATCGCGAGTTACCAATCCGAGCCGATTATGTCGGAAAAAATATTCCGACCGCAAGAACGGAACAAGTACAAGTGCGAACGCAATTTTACGACGGAATGAATCAAGTGGTGCTTATTCGAGCGAAAGATGAGTGA
- the rpoE gene encoding RNA polymerase sigma factor RpoE translates to MSELVADQELVERAQKGDKKAFNLLVVRYQNRVAGLLTRYVSRDDIPDIVQESFIKAYRSLESFRGESAFYTWLYRIAVNTAKNHLTALGRRPPKEDILAEDAESFDVGVQLRESDTPENVVLSEELKRVVFDTIENLPEELKTAITLRELEGLSYEEIAEVMQCPVGTVRSRIFRAREAIDVKVNPLMQQI, encoded by the coding sequence ATGAGTGAGCTGGTAGCCGATCAAGAATTGGTTGAACGTGCACAGAAAGGTGATAAAAAAGCATTTAATTTACTCGTCGTACGTTATCAGAACAGAGTGGCAGGTTTATTAACTCGCTATGTTTCACGTGATGATATTCCGGATATTGTGCAGGAATCTTTTATTAAAGCGTATCGTTCATTAGAGTCTTTCCGTGGAGAAAGCGCCTTTTATACGTGGCTTTATCGTATTGCGGTGAACACTGCTAAAAATCATTTAACCGCTTTGGGAAGACGTCCTCCTAAAGAAGATATTTTGGCGGAAGATGCGGAAAGCTTTGATGTTGGGGTTCAACTTCGTGAGAGTGATACACCGGAAAATGTGGTGCTATCCGAAGAATTAAAACGTGTCGTTTTTGACACGATTGAAAATTTACCTGAAGAACTCAAAACGGCAATTACTTTGCGTGAGTTGGAAGGTTTAAGTTATGAAGAAATTGCGGAAGTCATGCAATGTCCCGTCGGTACGGTTCGTTCGCGTATCTTTAGAGCAAGAGAAGCGATTGATGTAAAGGTCAATCCGCTAATGCAACAGATTTAA
- the rsmA gene encoding 16S rRNA (adenine(1518)-N(6)/adenine(1519)-N(6))-dimethyltransferase RsmA, with product MSNQNSKKHLGHTARKRFGQNFLHDMNVIHNIVSAINPKNGQFLLEIGPGLGALTEPVAEQVDKLTVVELDRDLAERLRHHPFLNHKLTIIEQDALRFNFREYFESLELKEGEGVRVFGNLPYNISTPLMFHLFKFHDLIQDMHFMLQKEVVKRLCAAPNSKAYGRLTIMAQYYCQVMPVLEVPPTAFKPAPKVDSAVVRLMPHKVLPHPVKDVYWLNRVTTQAFNQRRKTLRNALSTLFSPEQLEALNIDLNARAENLSIADYARLANWLYDNPPAVDNQEEIIDEDI from the coding sequence ATGAGTAATCAAAATTCAAAAAAACATTTAGGTCATACCGCCCGTAAGCGTTTCGGTCAAAACTTTTTACACGATATGAATGTTATTCATAATATCGTATCTGCCATCAATCCGAAAAACGGTCAATTTTTACTTGAAATCGGTCCGGGTTTAGGCGCATTAACCGAACCGGTCGCCGAGCAAGTGGATAAACTCACGGTGGTTGAGCTGGACAGAGATCTCGCCGAGCGTTTACGTCATCACCCGTTCTTAAATCATAAATTAACCATTATCGAACAAGATGCGTTACGTTTTAATTTCCGTGAATATTTTGAAAGTCTCGAGCTAAAAGAAGGTGAAGGGGTTCGTGTATTCGGTAACTTGCCGTATAACATCTCAACGCCGTTGATGTTCCACTTATTCAAATTTCACGATTTGATTCAAGATATGCATTTTATGTTGCAAAAAGAGGTGGTAAAACGTCTATGTGCCGCACCGAATAGTAAAGCGTACGGTCGTTTAACTATTATGGCGCAATATTATTGTCAAGTAATGCCTGTGTTAGAAGTGCCGCCGACCGCATTTAAACCGGCACCTAAGGTAGATTCCGCCGTGGTACGTTTAATGCCGCATAAAGTATTACCGCATCCGGTAAAAGACGTATATTGGTTAAACCGTGTAACTACACAAGCCTTCAACCAGCGTCGTAAAACCTTGCGTAACGCACTCTCAACGCTATTTAGCCCCGAGCAATTAGAAGCGTTGAATATCGACCTAAATGCACGTGCGGAAAACTTAAGTATTGCGGACTATGCCCGTTTAGCCAACTGGTTATATGACAATCCGCCGGCAGTGGATAACCAAGAAGAAATCATTGACGAAGATATCTAA
- a CDS encoding peptidylprolyl isomerase codes for MKLISAKSLLVALVTAIGISQTAIAIEERVVALVDGVPVMESQVQRALSKKANSEANHKAALEQIIDDLLVQKAVKEAGVKVNYAKVDQVIEDIAARNGITYGQLLDALDYQGITLEQYRQQIAQQMAMEQVRHISIGKSIQVDPKDVHAYAKELLEKDKANGKLKNVTGVQHRVSHILIKTTPVLNDIQAKAKLAQIVADIKAGKTTFEEAAKANSVDYLSAADGGDLGYNFLDIYDPAFAKAASTAKQEQITAPFKSQFGWHILKVTGTQQGDRTEDAYNQRAYEQLVDKQAQEAAKDWVKALRKTADVQYVGK; via the coding sequence ATGAAATTAATCTCTGCAAAATCATTATTAGTCGCATTGGTTACTGCAATCGGTATTTCTCAAACGGCAATTGCCATTGAAGAACGTGTCGTAGCACTTGTCGATGGCGTACCGGTAATGGAAAGCCAAGTTCAGCGCGCTTTAAGTAAAAAAGCAAATTCCGAAGCAAATCACAAAGCCGCGTTAGAACAAATTATTGATGATCTTTTAGTACAAAAAGCGGTCAAAGAAGCGGGCGTAAAAGTCAATTACGCTAAAGTGGATCAAGTGATTGAAGATATCGCCGCACGTAACGGTATCACTTACGGTCAGTTACTCGATGCGTTGGATTATCAAGGTATTACCTTAGAGCAATACCGTCAGCAAATCGCACAACAAATGGCGATGGAACAAGTACGTCATATCAGTATCGGTAAATCAATTCAAGTTGATCCGAAAGACGTTCACGCTTATGCAAAAGAATTACTCGAAAAAGATAAAGCAAACGGCAAATTGAAAAATGTGACCGGCGTTCAACATCGAGTCAGTCATATTTTAATTAAAACGACACCGGTGTTAAATGATATTCAGGCAAAAGCGAAATTAGCTCAAATTGTTGCGGATATTAAAGCGGGTAAAACCACTTTTGAAGAAGCGGCGAAAGCGAATTCGGTCGATTATCTTTCGGCTGCGGACGGTGGTGATTTAGGTTATAATTTCTTAGATATTTATGATCCTGCATTTGCAAAAGCCGCAAGCACGGCAAAACAAGAGCAAATTACCGCACCGTTTAAATCTCAATTCGGTTGGCATATTCTTAAGGTAACCGGTACACAACAAGGCGACCGTACAGAAGACGCTTATAACCAACGTGCTTACGAGCAATTAGTGGACAAACAAGCGCAAGAAGCGGCAAAAGACTGGGTAAAAGCATTGAGAAAAACCGCTGACGTTCAGTACGTTGGTAAATAA
- the hldE gene encoding bifunctional D-glycero-beta-D-manno-heptose-7-phosphate kinase/D-glycero-beta-D-manno-heptose 1-phosphate adenylyltransferase HldE, whose product MMMQYSPKFNNAKVLVLGDVMLDRYWFGATNRISPEAPVPVVKVQDIEERAGGAANVAMNIASLGVPVALHGLIGQDDAGRALDKLLNSHNIQNHCVALDSHPTITKLRILSRHQQLLRLDFEEGFHHVASDSLLAKLEQEITAYGALILSDYGKGTLESVQQMIQVARKAGVPTLIDPKGTDFERYRGATLLTPNMFEFEAVVGHCKNDDEIVEKGLKLIADFELTALLVTRSEKGMTLLRPNQAPFHLPTQAKEVYDVTGAGDTVISVLATAIADGRPYEEACYLANAAAGVVVGKLGTSTVTPTELENAIHHREETGFGILAEDELKRAVEQAKQRGEKIVMTNGCFDILHPGHVSYLENARKLGDRLIVAVNTDESVKRLKGESRPINDLNARMAVLAGLASVDWVVPFAEDTPQRLIGEILPNLLVKGGDYKPEEIAGSQEVWANGGEVKVLNFENGCSTTNVIKKIQASK is encoded by the coding sequence ATGATGATGCAATACTCTCCGAAATTTAATAACGCTAAAGTGCTTGTACTTGGCGATGTAATGTTAGACCGTTATTGGTTTGGTGCCACCAACCGCATTTCACCGGAAGCACCGGTGCCGGTGGTAAAAGTACAAGATATCGAAGAACGTGCCGGCGGTGCCGCAAATGTGGCAATGAACATTGCCAGCCTTGGTGTACCGGTCGCCCTTCACGGTCTAATCGGGCAAGATGATGCCGGCCGTGCTTTAGATAAATTACTCAATTCACATAATATCCAAAACCATTGTGTTGCATTGGATTCACATCCAACCATCACCAAATTGCGTATTCTGTCACGTCATCAACAACTATTACGTTTAGATTTCGAAGAAGGCTTTCATCATGTCGCAAGCGATTCTCTCCTTGCAAAACTTGAGCAAGAAATTACCGCTTATGGCGCATTAATCTTATCGGATTACGGCAAAGGTACGCTTGAATCGGTACAGCAAATGATTCAAGTAGCACGTAAAGCCGGCGTACCGACACTCATTGACCCGAAAGGTACCGATTTTGAACGTTATCGAGGTGCAACGCTCTTAACACCGAATATGTTTGAGTTTGAAGCGGTAGTCGGTCACTGCAAAAATGACGATGAAATTGTAGAAAAAGGCTTAAAACTGATTGCCGATTTTGAATTAACCGCATTATTAGTGACTCGTTCGGAAAAAGGTATGACGTTATTACGTCCGAACCAAGCACCGTTCCATTTACCAACCCAAGCGAAAGAAGTTTATGACGTAACCGGTGCCGGCGACACGGTGATCAGTGTGCTTGCCACTGCGATTGCCGACGGTCGTCCTTACGAAGAAGCGTGTTATTTAGCGAATGCGGCGGCTGGCGTGGTTGTAGGTAAATTAGGTACTTCAACCGTGACACCAACAGAATTAGAAAATGCGATTCATCATCGCGAAGAAACCGGTTTCGGGATTTTAGCGGAAGACGAATTAAAACGTGCGGTAGAACAAGCAAAGCAACGTGGCGAAAAAATTGTGATGACCAACGGCTGTTTTGATATTCTGCACCCTGGTCACGTTTCTTACTTAGAAAATGCACGTAAATTAGGCGATCGTCTAATCGTTGCGGTAAATACCGATGAATCGGTGAAACGCTTAAAAGGCGAATCTCGCCCGATTAACGATTTAAATGCTCGAATGGCGGTACTTGCCGGTTTAGCCTCGGTGGATTGGGTCGTGCCTTTTGCAGAAGATACGCCGCAACGTCTTATCGGTGAAATCTTACCTAACTTATTAGTCAAAGGTGGCGATTATAAGCCTGAAGAAATTGCCGGCAGCCAAGAAGTTTGGGCAAACGGCGGCGAAGTTAAAGTGTTAAATTTTGAGAACGGTTGTTCAACGACAAACGTAATCAAGAAAATTCAGGCGTCAAAATAG
- the upp gene encoding uracil phosphoribosyltransferase yields MKIVEVKHPLVKHKLGLMRAADINTKDFRALATEVGSLLTYEATTDLETEAIEIDGWCGKVEVERIKGKKVTVVPILRAGLGMMDGVLEHIPSARISVVGIYRNEETLEPVPYFTKLANDVEERLAIIVDPMLATGGSMIATIDLLKKAGCKQIKVLVLVAAPEGIKALEAAHPDVELYTASIDSHLNEHGYIVPGLGDAGDKIFGTK; encoded by the coding sequence ATGAAAATTGTAGAAGTAAAACATCCTCTGGTTAAACATAAACTTGGCTTAATGCGTGCCGCCGATATTAATACCAAAGATTTCCGTGCGTTAGCGACAGAAGTCGGTAGCTTATTAACCTACGAAGCGACAACCGATTTAGAAACGGAAGCGATTGAAATTGACGGTTGGTGCGGTAAAGTGGAAGTTGAACGTATTAAAGGTAAAAAAGTAACGGTCGTACCTATTTTACGTGCGGGTTTAGGGATGATGGACGGTGTGTTGGAACATATTCCGAGCGCGCGTATCAGTGTCGTCGGTATTTATCGTAATGAAGAAACGTTAGAACCGGTTCCATATTTCACGAAATTAGCCAATGATGTAGAAGAGCGTTTAGCGATTATCGTTGATCCGATGTTAGCAACGGGCGGTTCAATGATTGCAACAATCGATCTTTTGAAAAAAGCCGGTTGTAAGCAAATTAAAGTACTGGTACTTGTCGCTGCGCCTGAAGGTATTAAAGCATTAGAGGCTGCGCATCCGGACGTAGAGTTATACACCGCTTCAATTGACAGCCATTTAAATGAGCACGGCTATATCGTGCCGGGCTTAGGCGATGCCGGTGATAAGATTTTCGGTACGAAATAA